GTCATGTGCATCTCAATTTTATCTGCTGAGAGCTACATGCGTGCAAGTGTCCGAGGTAGGTTGGCTATACATGTAAGTGTAATATTGCAGATTTTCTTGTGTCTTTATAGTTTCAATTCCCCTTCCCATCCATGAATTACCACGTACCTCCCAGGGAATAGAAATGTGGTGGTTTCACAATCtaattttctttccctttccctctAAACTCCCACTACCCCCAGCCAAACATTTGATTTAAAGTCCTATCTTTAATTCCCATTTCCTATATCTAATTACTTCCAACCAAACGAGACATGCGCACCGGAGGCCTCTAATTTGCGCCGTCCATTCGGCCGGCTGATTCCGACAACTGCGTGCCATTTGATTCCAAGGTTCTGGATTCTTTACAAAGTCAGATAGTGGCCAAGGGAACATATGCACGTCCCATCGACTGGCCCACTGCTTACATGAGAAGGGGAATAGATTTGTTCCCTTTCGAAGTCCACTTGTCATCGCGAAAACAATAGTCCATGCATGTGGAGATGAAACATGACTTTACACAATAAGTGTCTGAAAGCCAGCCATACACGCCAAGATGGCGAGACGCACAACAGCACAAGTTAACTTCATCGTATCAAAATCAATCAATTATCCAGACGAGATGACCGAGCACCAGTGAGGCAGTGACAAGTGTACGTATAAGTGAAGCAAACAACCACGCAGGGGCAGAACATGTCTGCTGGTGGCTTGCTTGCAGTGGCCATAGTCGATCTCCACACACTGTAACAAGCGGATGTTTATCGGAATCGCAGGTTTCAAATTCGATTGCACACCAGAATAAGATAAATACGTGCACATCTTTCACATCAAGTAATAGCTGGCCAGCACTTTGGTTCTAcccgagaagaagaaaacaaacaggAAGCAACAGATTACAGATACATCCCTTTCAATCTACTAGCTAGCAGTCTCAGCTGATTCGCGGTCACTAATAAAAGCATTCCAGAAAGAGATATGCTAAACAAAGAAAGGCAGGCATTTGATGAGATTAAGGAGGCATTAATGAGTCATGATGAGTAGCAGCAAGCACAGAGACGCCTTCATCATGATCATTCattcgcggcggcggcggcggcctggatCCTGTCGGCCATGCCCTTGAGGGCGGTGTCGAGGTAGGCGACGAGGCCGTCCCGGCTCCACCCTTGCACGGGCTCGCACTCGAACTCCCACACCAGCCTGCACCCGGACGCCAGCTCCTCGAGCTCGGCGTGCACGGACATGGTGGCCACGTAGCGGCCGAACCCCATGTTGCTGCCGACCACGGCGTAGCTGAGCCGGCGCGCGGCGTCGTCCAGCTCCAGCAGCTCCtcgcgcgcccacgtcgcGGACTCCTTGTCTTCCGCACCCCCCGGCGAAGAAGAGGCGACGTAGCGGACGCAGCCGGGGCGGCCGTCCTCGCCGGCCACGCGCTCGCAGACGTCCACGCCGGAGAGGTACCGGTGCAGCGCGCAGAAGCTGGCCAGGTGCggccacgcggcggcggctggcgtCGACGGGAgggccgcctccaccgcccccTGCCAcgcctgctcctgctcctgcgtcTGCGCAAGCGCCGGCGGGGGGGTCATCGTCGTCTCCATTTCTTCGGCCCGCCGGATGCTCGTTGCGCGGTGGTTAATTGGTTGTGTTTGACTCTCTTTGGTTTGGCGAGCGCTCGGGTGCTTTGTAATACAGTGATGGCTCATGGCTTGGGGAGGAATCTCTAGGGGAGAGCGACGTGTCGCACGTGTGCGGGTGCGTGGTTCCAACTTCAAAGGCTTTGACGGTTATTGCCGACCAGAGGGTGGCATGTGCACGCTGATTTTCCATCCCCGATAGGAGTATTAATCCCGAAAGTCAAATCCGGTGGATGTGCTGAAACGGCCTGAAATCGAGCAGGAAGACATTTCGACACCGTGAAGCATCCACCGAAACAAATCCAACGGTTCTACTAGTGCTTTGAGTACTTATGTACACAGGACCTCTCACAACAGGACAACGTGGCGTGCACTAACATAGGACCTCTGGACTACACGACAACTTTGGGTACTTAAGCCGCCGCCCCACGTTCAACTGAAGCACAATCGTAGAAAAATGTTCTTGAATTGTCAGCGGCGGCAGCACTGGGATTTGGAGGCGACgacttcagagttcagaccaTGTACCAGCATGCGCCGTAGGCGGCTCTACTTGTCGTCACTCATCACAAACGCTTATACAAAAGAAACGAGTATCTATAACGCATTATACGGGCTGGAGGCCCAAGATAGGGCCAAGGGCTGAGAGAACAACGCTGATTTCAACGCATTTTACTGCGAGCGCATGGGCCTTCCGTAGTTTGCTCGTCTGGGCCGAAAGGTTCGGAGCGAGATTATATACCCACCGAAACACGATTTGACTTGCAAGGGATGTGTCTCCGATCAAAGTGCGTTCAACGATAATAGGTTCTCATCGGTTGCGTTAAGCGACTCATGCGGATATTCAAAACCTAAAAAGAttagttcagcttgtgcaGATCTGGTCTTCTGCAGTTTCATCACGAAAGACATGGAAAGATTTCAAGATGCGGATAATGAATCTAGAAATTTTTACTTCAAAAAATCTTGATGTAACTTATAGTTTCATTAGGGATCTTCGTTGTAACTTTTTATTTCAGTTTAGTAGATACTTTGTACTCTAtttattgaatcaataaagctagatgtttctaaaaaaacagaaacaaaacggATGACTTGAACAGTTGTTGTCACAAATAAAATTCAGATAAACATTCATAACTTAAATTATAGTTATAAATTGCAAATTATTTGAGCCACCAAGTGATATGACTTCTTTATATAAATCAAGTCTAAAGTCAACAGCCTCGAATCATCACGAGTTTCAACACAAAATGTTTGAAGTAACACATGTATGTTGTACATGTTTATTGGTGATCTCTTGTTACAAAGTGCATCCATTGATGCATACGCCGGGGGGAACATCCTTCTTTTCGACAAATAAAATCTCTTGTTTGAAGTAACACATGTATAATGTACATGTTTACCATGTATATTGTTACTACCATATAGATATTGTTTAGCTAAATCATCTTTATGGAACCATGCCTCTTTGTACAAGTAAATTGTATATGCTCAAATCGCTTGCCAACTAATACATGAATTATTTGTTGCCTAGAGAATTTGTCCATTGGCTATAGAAATTTTGAATTGATGGTATTGATTTGTAATTAATTGAGAGTTCTCATAATTGATTGAAAACTTTTCAATTACTTGTGACTTATAACTATTGGATTGGTTTTTCATAAATTGGATTTCCATACTTAATGGGTCATTGACATTAATGGGTAAACTAGTATTACATATAGATATCACCCAAGCGATGTGGAATGTTGGATCTAACAAGTTGGATGCCTGAGATTTTCTTTATATATCCACTACTGACGTCGTTATGACCACTCGGATTCTCATCTTTGGCATACCCACTACGGCCCAGCATGAAGCCCACTCGGAAACCTACTACGACTCAAGGAGTCCTGATGCCTCTACGGCAACcttgtaatctctccatcaataccagatcagacaagcaggacgtaggggtattaccttccgagggccccgaacctgggtaaaactttGCCccatgtgtccttgttagccaaCGGAATCGCCCACACACACGCATGTCGTTCTCCCTAAACACAAAGCCCCTTAATATGGGCATTGCCGAAGTGGAACTTCGTCAACCACCAATCGTGTTTCTAATTGTTAGTACTGTAGATattgttgtaatataataaaatccttacatgggcTGGGCCGTAATTCTACGTGGCAAcaaccaagtcaacaaatcccAAAGATCGGTCAAATTGCCAACAAGGCATAGCTATGCCAACTTAGTACCGGTCATGGAATCAAAGGGTAAAACCTCCCATGgcatggtcaaaggagctagagtaggggccaagaaagCTCTAGGGGTGGATTTACCACTttaccctcactttccctctcccccaagagtagccatggtcttttgtcatggacccctaggctagaAATatcccccatgggggcatgtatcgtTCACactccattggaataagatcaaaggggagagggctagagcaacctaaggagcccgctctcgagtgctcGGGTCGAGtctagtctcgactcgacctcagGGACGCGACTtgggaagcctagtttcgaggttccgagCCGTCTACTACGACcccgactcgaagtagagggatcgggttagagtctcgagggtatcccaacctcgctactcgggaagacaagttcggcccaagtccgaggcggcccctagagatctctcgccatagTTGATTTgtgaagacgagttcggcccaaacacttggctaacgaccccctcgaaacctctcctaacataggactaagtcatacccgcagggtcgaccgaatctattcaaaaaatatcgacgtgtcaacttgtccaaagtgtacggcgaccttcgctataaggccagCGTACACCCCCTACATACTATTATCAcatttgtgccatcgagcattggcaccccgtactcctgttgttttctagaacaacaacagtggtgccgtccgtggggaacccttgccgcaattgaagatttaatggcaccgacgaagcctacttcatcaggtgtccaacttgccgcgaaatCTACACGGTTACAAACGAAAAAAGCAAgcgcctcgggggctcccgaggaaggagaaattcTCACCAATCCGGATGCCACTGCAAGCATCGGCGCCACGACGGAGGTCGTGGCCACACCCCCGCTCCCGGCCGTCCCTGAAGGAGCTGAAGCACTCGgaaccgtcgtaggcggtcctTCGGTCGTCAccgacgtggtggcaaggatcggcgagctaccCGCGGTTACCACCCCCGCAAGGGACGCGGAACTCGGTATGCCTCAttcgatgggcttcgcgccgCCTCTCCTGCAACCGGTAGTAACCCTGCCCTCGGAGCCTACGAGGggaaacaatgtggcatcAGGAGGATCCGTgccggaaaaccaaggagtctcggcttacgacccctccaacccgggacTACCTCCAttggcgctcgccgcgatcgcccatggagctccttggtaccaCCCATATTGGAAACTTCCGCCGCACGttgctctccaagtcgcacacgcTCCAAACCAGCCTCGCTTTGCGAGCGCCCCACAAGcaccccttgctccccccgccggggccgaacaaggtggcaaccaagcTCCGCCTCAAGGTGTGCCCCACGGAGAATGAGATCCCAACGTGCACGGAAATgagcaagtggcggagtcCGGAGCCCTCGCCGGGGGTGAAAGAAATCCTCGTCGACGCTCCGAGCCtccaagaagacgcc
The Brachypodium distachyon strain Bd21 chromosome 2, Brachypodium_distachyon_v3.0, whole genome shotgun sequence genome window above contains:
- the LOC100837249 gene encoding uncharacterized protein LOC100837249; its protein translation is MSHHCITKHPSARQTKESQTQPINHRATSIRRAEEMETTMTPPPALAQTQEQEQAWQGAVEAALPSTPAAAAWPHLASFCALHRYLSGVDVCERVAGEDGRPGCVRYVASSSPGGAEDKESATWAREELLELDDAARRLSYAVVGSNMGFGRYVATMSVHAELEELASGCRLVWEFECEPVQGWSRDGLVAYLDTALKGMADRIQAAAAAANE